TACCGGAATGCGGTGCTTCGCGCATTGATCCACGAACAGGACCCGGGGAGGGTCCTGTCGCGGATCGTTCGCCCTGTTCTCGGAGGCCCGCCCTGGGACCGAGGCGAGCCGGGCGCTGCCTAGGGCATGTGCCAGAAGAGCTTACGCCCTTCTCGCGAACCGGACCCACTGGCGTCGAAACCGGTGTAGAGGGTGATCTCCTTGAGATCCTCGCGCGCAATGATGGCGGGTGTCTCGTAGGTCTTCTTCGGCTGCATCTGTACAACTCCTGGCGTCAGGACCCGATTCGAGCCCGGCGCGTGTTCTGGACCGCGCGGGAGCCACGATCTACACCCCGGAGTATACCGGATCCTGCCGGCGAACGCCGGGCAGAATTCACGTTCGACCGTCGATTTTACAGTCGTGTCGCAGGTTTCCCGTCGGCCCCGCCGGCGGACGCCCCCGCGAGAGCACACAGGCGATCCGTGGCCTCCACGAGGTCCGCGCCGACGAGGAGCCGGTGGCACGCAGCGGTCTCGCAGACTCCCGCCAGCAGATCGAACTGGCGCCGCGACGTAGCGCGCTCGCTGGGCACGAGACTCTGCTTGAGCAGTCGGCTGAGCGCGTCGCTTGGTGAAAGTCCATCGCAAATCGACGTGTCGGCATCGTGGATCCGGGGGAACACGATCCACCGGACGCGTGCCGTTTCGACGGGAGTGAGCCCCTCGACGGCGTGCACGGGCAAGAACCACTTCCCGGCACCGGCTCGACGCTCCGCGCGCGACCTCGACGCCGGCGGCAGCAGGGCCTCGAGCGTGGGGTCGGTGAGGTGCAGCGGCGACCAGCGCGCCCCGACCACCGGCACGCTCTCGTCCCCAGCGCCGTCGAGATAGCAGGTGTCATCGCCCAGGAATCCCCATCCCCGGAGGGCCATGGCGAGGCTCAGGGTGGTCTTCCCGGAACCCGACGCACCGCACAGGAGCATGGCGTCGCCGCCGGCCGTGACGGCCCCCGCGTGGACGGAATACAGGGAGCGTGCCTTCAGCAGCTCCACCACCACCGGATCGAGCAGTCGGTGTCCCGGGAGCCAGGCGTGCGCCTCCACACCCTCGTCGAGGTGGACCCTGGCGGTACCGGTCTCGGGCTCGACCCTGGCCCATCCCACGCCGTCGGACTCGATCACCAGGGCTCCGTCCGTCGCGGCGGAGAAGCGCGTCCCGTCGGCGGCCACACCGAGCGAAGCACCGCGCGGGGGCTTCGCGGTGCCGAGGCCGTGCGCGATCTCGATCTCGAGATCCGGTGCCTCCGGTCCGCCGGGCGCACGATGGGCCGCAAAGATCTCGTCGAGCACTCTCGCCGAGCCCTCGTCGCGTGCGGTGACGGCGAGGCGTCGACCGTGGATCCGGTAGTCGCATCGATTCACGGCAGTCGCTCCCCTTCACGCGCCGGAGTGCGCAGGAATTCCTCGTAGTCCTCGGTCTTGCCCTCGGGTTCTCCGAAGGGCGCTCCATCGATCTCGACCCAGGCGTGTCCCCGCTCCAGATGCCCGCGGAACCGGACCCCGATCACGAGATCGGCGTCGTGTCCGTGATGGCGGAGCATGCGCGCCAGGCCGTAGGCACGTACGAGACAGGCGTCGCCCCGAAGGCGTCCGAGTGCTCGGCGGTAGGCACGGTGCACCGCCGCCGCAGACGCCCGGCGCCGTCCGGGAGACGTCGCGTCGAGACTCGACACGATCTCGCGGGCGCTCGAGCGGGCCACCCGTCGGCGGGCGCCCCACAGGTGCCAGAGTGCCTCGAGTTCGAGCATCAGACGCAATGCGACCGCCCTGCGAGCGCCGCCCCTCGCCCGCGTCAGATCTCGAAGAGACCCTCGGCGAGCATGGTCTCGGCGAAATTGACCGTGTCACGCCGCGCCGTGTCCTCGTCGACGTCGAAGGCATCCATGACCGCAGCCACGATCTCGTCCACGGTCCGGCGCCCGTCGGCTGCGTTCCAGATCAGGGAACCGACGGGATTCAGCGTGGAGTACACGCTCGAGTCCAGGTTGAGGATCACCACGTGATCGTCCAGCTCACGCCAGTGCGCACGCGCAGACCGGCGAGGTCGTGACTGTGGTCCCACCTTCGTCGACTTCGTGCCTCCGTCATCGACCACGGCTGGCTCCCCTCGGTCTCGTGCAGCGCTCGCTCGTCCCGAGAGTCTAGACGCCGAGGCGAGCCGGGGCAACGGAACACCGCGCTCAGCGTCGACCGGCAGGCCGTCGGAACTGCGGACGGATCCCCATCTCCTCGAGAATGCGATGCGCACCGTCGACGGCGTCCATGACCCAGAGCATGTATCGCGAATCGACCTGGATCGTGCGGACCACGTCCTCGTTCACGACCCAGTCGGCGGCGACCCCTTCCCAG
The Candidatus Krumholzibacteriia bacterium DNA segment above includes these coding regions:
- a CDS encoding lasso peptide biosynthesis B2 protein, which encodes MLELEALWHLWGARRRVARSSAREIVSSLDATSPGRRRASAAAVHRAYRRALGRLRGDACLVRAYGLARMLRHHGHDADLVIGVRFRGHLERGHAWVEIDGAPFGEPEGKTEDYEEFLRTPAREGERLP
- a CDS encoding PqqD family protein; translation: MILNLDSSVYSTLNPVGSLIWNAADGRRTVDEIVAAVMDAFDVDEDTARRDTVNFAETMLAEGLFEI